The Medicago truncatula cultivar Jemalong A17 chromosome 4, MtrunA17r5.0-ANR, whole genome shotgun sequence genome includes a region encoding these proteins:
- the LOC25493086 gene encoding receptor-like protein kinase HSL1: MGTLVHLICILLTILTLSTNVKSLNQEGLYLYQFKLTLDDPDSTLSSWNPRDTTPCNWYGVRCDSTNTTVTELNLSNTNIQGPFTASILCRLPNLSSINLFNNSINQTFPLQISLCQNLIHLDLSQNLLTGSLPETLPLLPKLIYLDLTGNNFSGPIPLSFGSFKSLEILSLVSNLLEGTIPPSLGNITSLKMLNLSYNPFYPGRIPPEIGNLTNLEVLWLTQCNLVGVIPETLGKLKKLKDLDLALNDLYGSIPSSLTELTSLMQIELYNNSLSGELPKGMGNLSSLRLLDASMNHLTGRIPAELCSLPLESLNLYENRFEGELPASIANSPNLYELRLFGNRLTGRLPENLGKRSPLRWLDVSSNQFWGNIPASLCDFGELEEVLMIYNLFTGEIPASLGTCQSLTRVRLGFNRFSGEVPAGIWGLPHVYLLELAHNSFSGSISKTIAGAGNLSLLILSKNNLSGTVPDEVGWLENLVEFSAGDNMFTGSLPDSLVNLGQLGILDFHNNRLSGELPKGIHSWKKLNDLNLANNEIGGKIPDEIGSLSVLNFLDLSRNQFSGKIPHGLQNLKLNQLNLSYNRFSGELPPQLAKEMYRLSFLGNPGLCGDLKGLCDGRSEVKNLGYVWLLRAIFVLALLVFLVGVVWFYFRYKNFKDSKRAFDKSKWTLMSFHKLGFGEDEILNCLDEDNVIGSGSSGKVYKVVLNSGEAVAVKKIWGGARKEVESGDVEKGRVQDNAFDAEVDTLGKIRHKNIVKLWCCCTTRDCQLLVYEYMQNGSLGDLLHSSKGGLLDWPTRYKIAVDAADGLSYLHHDCVPPIVHRDVKSNNILLDGDFGARVADFGLAKVVETTAKGIKSMSIIAGSCGYIAPEYAYTLKVNEKSDIYSFGVVILELVTGRRPVDPEFGEKDLVKWVCTTLDQKGVDHVLDSRLDSCFKEEICKVFNIGLMCTSPLPINRPSMRRVVKMLQEVGIENQMKPAKKDGKLSPYYYDDASDHGSVA; the protein is encoded by the exons ATGGGAACACTAGTCCATTTGATCTGCATTCTACTAACAATCTTAACCCTTTCAACAAACGTAAAATCTTTAAACCAAGAAGGTTTATACCTCTACCAATTCAAACTCACCTTAGACGATCCAGACTCAACACTCTCTTCATGGAACCCTCGAGACACAACTCCTTGTAACTGGTACGGTGTACGCTGTGACTCCACAAACACCACCGTAACTGAACTTAATCTCTCCAACACCAACATTCAAGGTCCATTCACAGCCTCAATCCTCTGTCGTCTCCCTAATCTCTCCTCCATTAACCTCTTTAACAACTCCATTAACCAAACTTTTCCTCTTCAAATCTCCCTCTGTCAAAATCTCATTCACCTTGATCTCTCTCAGAATCTTTTAACCGGTTCTCTTCCAGAAACTTTACCTCTTCTTCCTAAACTTATTTACCTTGACCTTACCGGTAATAATTTCTCAGGTCCTATACCTTTATCTTTCGGATCATTTAAATCACTTGAAATACTTTCATTAGTTTCAAATCTTCTAGAAGGTACTATTCCACCTTCACTTGGAAATATAACTAGTTTGAAAATGCTTAACCTCTCTTACAACCCGTTTTACCCGGGTCGGATTCCACCGGAAATTGGTAATTTAACAAACCTTGAAGTGCTTTGGTTAACACAATGCAACCTCGTTGGTGTTATTCCTGAAACACTTGGAAAGCTTAAGAAACTTAAGGATTTGGACCTTGCTTTAAATGATTTATATGGTTCTATTCCGAGTTCGCTCACTGAATTAACAAGTTTGATGCAGATTGAGTTGTATAATAACTCGTTATCAGGTGAGTTACCTAAGGGAATGGGGAACTTGAGTTCTTTACGGCTTCTTGATGCGTCAATGAATCATTTAACAGGGAGGATTCCGGCTGAGCTTTGTTCATTACCGTTGGAGAGTTTGAATCTTTATGAGAATCGTTTTGAAGGTGAGTTACCGGCGAGTATAGCGAACTCACCGAATTTGTATGAGTTGAGGTTGTTTGGAAACCGGTTAACTGGAAGGCTGCCGGAGAATTTAGGGAAGAGGTCGCCGTTGAGGTGGCTTGATGTTTCGAGTAATCAGTTTTGGGGGAATATTCCGGCGAGTTTGTGTGATTTTGGTGAGTTGGAGGAGGTTTTGATGATATATAATCTGTTCACCGGTGAGATACCGGCGAGTTTGGGGACTTGTCAGAGTTTGACGCGTGTGAGATTGGGTTTTAATCGGTTTTCCGGTGAGGTTCCGGCGGGTATCTGGGGTCTTCCTCATGTGTATCTTCTTGAGCTTGCTCATAACTCGTTTTCGGGTTCTATTTCGAAGACTATTGCTGGAGCAGGGAACCTTTCGTTGTTGATATTGTCCAAGAATAATTTATCTGGAACTGTTCCTGATGAGGTTGGGTGGTTGGAAAATCTTGTTGAGTTTTCTGCTGGTGATAATATGTTCACTGGTTCACTTCCTGATAGTTTGGTGAATCTTGGCCAGCTTGGGATTCTTGATTTTCACAACAATAGGCTCTCTGGGGAACTACCAAAGGGGATTCATAGTTGGAAGAAGTTGAATGATTTGAATTTGGCTAACAATGAGATTGGTGGAAAGATTCCTGATGAGATTGGGAGTTTGTCTGTGCTTAATTTTCTTGATCTTTCTAGGAATCAGTTTTCTGGGAAAATCCCTCATGGGTTGCAGAATTTGAAGCTTAATCAGCTTAATTTGTCTTATAATCGTTTTTCTGGAGAACTACCTCCTCAATTGGCTAAGGAAATgtataggttaagtttccttgGGAATCCTGGTTTGTGTGGAGATTTGAAAGGATTGTGTGACGGTAGGAGTGAAGTGAAGAATTTGGGTTATGTTTGGTTGCTTCGAGCAATTTTTGTTCTTGCTCTTTTGGTGTTCTTAGTTGGTGTTGTTTGGTTTTACTTTAGGTACAAAAATTTCAAGGACTCAAAAAGGGCTTTTGATAAATCGAAATGGACTTTGATGTCGTTTCATAAACTGGGTTTCGGTgaagatgaaattttaaattgtcTTGACGAAGATAATGTCATTGGAAGTGGTTCTTCCGGTAAGGTTTACAAGGTTGTACTTAACAGTGGAGAAGCTGTTGCTGTGAAGAAGATATGGGGAGGGGCTAGGAAGGAAGTGGAGAGTGGAGATGTTGAGAAAGGTAGGGTTCAAGACAACGCTTTCGATGCAGAGGTTGACACATTGGGAAAAATTAGACACAAGAACATTGTCAAGTTATGGTGTTGTTGTACCACAAGGGATTGCCAACTCTTGGTTTATGAGTATATGCAAAATGGTAGTCTTGGTGATTTGCTTCATAGCAGTAAAGGAGGGTTGTTGGATTGGCCAACAAGATACAAGATAGCTGTGGATGCTGCAGATGGACTCTCTTATCTCCATCATGACTGTGTTCCCCCAATTGTTCATAGAGATGTTAAATCTAACAATATCTTGTTGGATGGAGACTTTGGTGCAAGGGTGGCAGATTTTGGACTAGCTAAAGTAGTCGAAACCACTGCGAAAGGAATTAAATCCATGTCCATCATAGCTGGTTCTTGTGGCTATATTGCACCAG AATATGCATACACACTCAAAGTGAACGAGAAGAGCGACATTTATAGTTTTGGTGTTGTTATACTTGAATTAGTTACTGGAAGACGCCCTGTGGATCCTGAGTTCGGAGAGAAAGATTTGGTTAAATGGGTTTGCACTACATTGGATCAGAAAGGCGTAGATCATGTACTTGACTCAAGGCTTGATTCATGTTTCAAAGAAGAAATTTGCAAGGTTTTCAACATTGGCCTCATGTGTACTAGTCCTCTTCCAATCAACCGGCCTTCAATGAGAAGAGTAGTGAAGATGTTGCAAGAGGTAGGAATAGAGAACCAAATGAAACCTGCCAAGAAAGATGGAAAATTATCCCCTTATTACTATGATGATGCCTCAGACCATGGAAGTGTTGCTTGA